DNA from Denticeps clupeoides chromosome 7, fDenClu1.1, whole genome shotgun sequence:
AGATAAAGCACCTCCCAGCACCAcgatgaggaagaagaagaacaaaaagcGAAAGAAAAACACGAATACTCCAGCAGCCtccgtttttctttttgatATGGGGGAGCGGTGGCGGTTGCCAGTGGTTCCCcctctctgtttctgtcttctttcttccttttggCTTCACCAAAAAAGGACTTCCCATccaaacgtttaaaaaaaaaaaaaaaaaacgactcaGCTATGGCATATCACACCACATGCCACAGATGGGTGAAACATAACGCCGGTTATCTGTAACAGACACAAGGCTCTACACTCTACATTCCCTGCCTGAGGAGAGAGGATACTGAAGTGgaattgctctctctctctctctctctctctctctctctctccctccctctctccctctctccctcccatcACAAAGGAAGGAGGGTGGGGACGGGAGGGGGCTGGAGGTGTGTCCTTACACGGTATTAGTATGCAttgagagagcgggagagacaGAGCGGGAGGCGAAGGAGTGCAAGTGGGGAAAGACGTGCAAGCGTGGAAGTGAATGGACGTGGCGCCATCTACAGGCGGAAAGGAGGAACGTCCAGAGAAAGTTAACGGATGTGCGGATGAGTCcaggatttttttaaactttattttcttttctttttttgaaggGGTGGGTGATGGCAACTATTTAGCCATTTATTTTGCGATTTCAAAAAGTTAAAAATTAAAAGGGAAATGTGAAAACTGTGTACATTCGTTGTTAGTCTGCACTGGTTTGTGCACTAAGGAGCGGTGTACGTGTATTTCAACTTTTAAAACGTTTAGattgcattttaatatatttatatacacgtGAAAGCATACGTGCATAAACGTATAATGTTAGTCGTGCTGAAATGTGAATTGTCCTGCATTGAAAGGGTTTGTGTTCAGTTTGTCTGATGAAGCGTGCTGTTGAAATTTATTTTATCTATAATATCTATTTTGGTAAATGAAAGTTACAGGTTTATTATTAAACTGTAACCTTATTTAAGGGTTTTACTAGTggttatttaatttgttttattgcattatttgtGGATTTCCCTAATGagcaaatattataaataattgttATTGATTTAAGACTTGacacttttgtcattttgtgaTTGATGCTGATCCCATGTGACAATTACAGAGCGTACATCTCAACCGATGCCATCAACAGTTACTCTCCATGAATTATTCTTTGAATATATGGAGGTGACAAGTTTTCTGAAGAAATGCAAGCAGTCTTTCACGATTTTTTTACGATCAATTATAAAATTACCCGCCTTGAAACTTAATCTCCTACTTTTCTGAGTAAGAGATGTCctaaaatgatcaaattaatTATAAATCCAGAACTAGGTAATGTCTTCTACATGGGCTACTATAAGGCTACCACTGCGTAATTTCTTGTGGCAGTGCACAGAGGGAgcagaaggtgctgctgggtccTTTGTTTGGATCAGCGCCTCCTTTCTCAAAGGTCATCTttacttttccctttttttgccAATTTTCTGGCTTCCATTCACTGCCCCCGGGTGTCAAAGCAATCACTCCACATGCTGAAGCCAGGTCTGACATCCGAGTCAGGTTTGGCAGCGGACGTGAGGGAGAGGGAAGAAGATAATGTGCTCTGTGCTGGGCACCCTGAAGGGGAACATCAGCATGTTCTGTACTTCAGCAACATCAAACGCTGTGCAGTGTGGAAGGACATCTATGATCAGTTAGATGTTTTTATTGATAATTTACTGTCTAATTTGGAATGTGAATGTCTGGAGAAGACTACACATTCAATGGGCAAAaaagcttgattttttttttttttacatgttcaatTTCTGTTCCCTGCTGCTGGGGTGGGAGATCAGTGCTGCTCCAGCAATTTCCAAAAGGGAATGTGGCAATGTCTTAATACAAGTAATTCCAAAAGTTGAGAGCAAATAAATTGCATAGTAATAGTTGCTATATTAGAAACAGACTAAATACTCTTCACAGACCAGGTGTATAAAATTAACAAGACATACAAtgaatatgttttgttttattgagacaattaaatatatttacaagaTACATATAGAAAagaatgtattaataaattgtGTGGCAATCACATCTTCCTTTGTAATGTCGTCATTCTGTACTGTTCTGCAGTCCAACTCCAGTTCCCACAGAGAGCTGCTTCTTTCATTCCATTAACCTCTTTACTTCTCCCAGCCTTTACCCCCAGGCTGGGTGGGCAGCCTTAGGCCCACGATGCCAGCTACTTCCTCCGGGCCGCGTTCTCCCTTCCCATGGTAAAGCTTGTGTAGGGTCATGTGCTGCCGTGTAGACGCGAGAAGACACAAGTATGTGTGGGAAGCGTGAAGGGCCTCCACTTGGGCTCGGCAATGCCTCGCTCCGGTGACCTGAGCGGGACAGACACCAAACCAGTTAAATATGCCACTGAATCAAATGCTCTTCATTTCATATGCCTAATAATACATGCAAGAGGTTGGAAAAACATCTAATGCAAAAACATTGCTACAAAAACAATCTGCATTAGGGAAACAGGAAGATAAAATGAAACATTccttacatatatatattatttgtgatttattttagaGGTAAATTTAACACCAACACTTTGCCTAAACATATGAACGCTGAAAGTTAGTGCACTAAATAGTAAACACGACAAAGCGCAGAAAAGGGTGGATTTTTTATTAagtctctaaaaaaaaaaaatcctcatacACTTAAACctgaacaagaacaaaaattgcGGTCACCTTGGTGGCTCGTTAGGCACACGCTAGCTAGCTTTAAGTTTGTTTCTGAATAAACGTCTGGCGACTTAAACCTTTTGAGCCCGCTGCGTTGTATCTGCGAGTTGAGCCAGATAATGCGCTAAAAGCAGCGATATAAACGACATGGAATGACAAGAAGAGGTCAGTGCAGGAGCCTAGCAAGGTAAAAACAGATAACTGGCTAAAACGTGGCATAAAACCAGAACCTTAAATTTGCCATTAGCCCTGGCCTACCTCATTTTTCCGAAACTGATCCAAAACGTATGCGTACACCATCGAATGTTTATAATCTGGTCCTTTTAAATGACGAATTTCTTTCAATATGCCCCGGCAAACGCGCAACGGCGAGGTCAACGCCGCCATCTTGAACCGGGATGCAGCCTTATTAATCAAATTCCGAGGGCATCGACCAGAGCGCAGGCCATCAGGGGAGATTTAACTCCAACAATTAATTACATGAAACAGTCCCGCCGGACGACTGCATGGCTAAGGGGTTTAACtcaatttgaaaaaatattccATTGAGACGTgtcattaaataaacagaatttgCAAAGGTAGTAACGCATAAGCATGAGTTAGAGCAGGGGTCagcaaccctggtcctggagagaTTAGACCTCTCCATGTTCAACCACACCTCATTTAACTGAAGAACTGGATGATAATGAGTACAGAACTTGAGTTAGGTTGGGtaaatgaaggtaaacacaCAAATGTGAAGGTCAAATGAAAGGATtgtgcactgcagcacagcacgcagtgacgtaaagaaatgtgtcctctgctcttaaccatcacccttggtgagcagtgggcagccatgacaggggagcagtgtgtggggacagtgctttgctcagtggcagctcagtggcaccttggcggatcggaattcaaacctgcaaccttctgattacggggcttaaccgctaggccaccagtgccctccaggaccagctgacccctgacctttcaCATGTTTTTGTCAATA
Protein-coding regions in this window:
- the fmc1 gene encoding protein FMC1 homolog; its protein translation is MAALTSPLRVCRGILKEIRHLKGPDYKHSMVYAYVLDQFRKNEVTGARHCRAQVEALHASHTYLCLLASTRQHMTLHKLYHGKGERGPEEVAGIVGLRLPTQPGGKGWEK